The nucleotide window GGCTCTTTCACCCGTCACATGAAGTACAGCAATCTAGAGGAGAAAATGCTAACGTATGTAACCAACGCATGTGAAGGGGTTGGACAAGACCCCAACCTGGCTTTTGAAGGCAGTGTCTTTGGCAATGAAATTGCAGCAATAGGGAATGTGATTGCAGCAAAATTGAAGGGTGACAAATTCATGGACAACTGCATTATGGAACTGCTGTGTCAGCAACTATGGAAGACGGCGACTGCTGGGGAAAGCATGAAACTATTTTCCAGCCATATGGAAGAGGTGTGGCACACATTTTTCAACTTCTGGGTGGATGAAGACATCACACAGCAACTTTCAAAGTACTTCAAGACATTCATCGATGggaaatatgatgaaaaaagCATATTTCTCTTTACCAGAAtgtttttattcaaacttatGGCCATTGTTAAGACCGGACTTTGTGCATTTGACGGGTCCCAAACAACACATACGAAAGGCACGCATCTGACAGATGAAGAGAAGAAAGCACTCCGTTATTTTGCGGGTTACATCCCATACAAGTTGAAGCGTCGCTTGAAAAAGAAAACCACTGACTGTGATTACATTTCAGTACTAGATGATATGCAGGAAGAAGAGTCTTGTGGCAGTAGTGAAGATATGTCAAAGTCTAAGGAATGGTTGAATAAACAGGACCGCGGTGGACTTTTCCACGTCACTGATTTGGCTTTTACTTTTTTCGTAGAAGTTGAACTAATATGCAAACACCATCTCAATACTGACAACATTAGTCGTTCATCCCAGTACAAGAACATTTGTCAACCGGTAATCGATGACGTTCTCTCAGACACAAAAGTAAATTCACTATGGTCTAGCATTGCTAGAAATGCTGAAAGTGATGATGTATCAGCTTCACTTGTCACAATGCTGGTACACCTTTATGTGCAAGTTAGGTGCTTTTCTTTTAGTAGGAGCATTGTTGAGGTGTTTAAGTCAAAGAAAAAGATGCATATCAAGGGTTCTAAAGGATTGAGACAATCTTTGAAGTAGTCTCAATGCAACCTAGTTGAGTGATTGTCTGAGATGATTAGTGTGATTCATTTCTGCCAAGCAATCTATGTACACAGTCATATTCAGATAGGAAATTTCTTCTGGAAATAACTAATTGTATGCTTAAGTGTATCTCAAATGGTTTCTCTGCTtgatggaaaaataaaatgctcaGAGGGGATATTTACAACTCATTGCGACATGACATTACATTTACAAGTAATTTTCTGCAGCTCTTACAACTCATTGCAACATTACATTTACAAGTAATTTTCTGCAGTTCCTACAGCTATAGTAAAGACAGCTTTACTACCATTTTCAACAAGCATCATTTACACTACatgaatgtacatatttgtaagttatttcagtttgtttgtaagttatttcaatgttttcaataaattacTATGATTTGAACTGTTGAAATGAAACATTCTGTCTATTCCTTTCTTTGGATATGTGGTCTTTCATTGATTACTTGTTCTCGGTCTCTTTGGTAGTGGTGTGTTGTCAATCACTTCCTCTCTCTGCCGCCTATAACGTCCAGTATTGCCAGTGATGCTCTGCAGATGATGTGATCGTTGTAACCGTATCGCATTTTCCTGGTACCCAAATGCCTGAACTGTGGGGTCATTATTGGCTCCGCCACGATGTCTGTGCTTACTGAAGTGGGCTTCCCATGGATCCCGGAGTTTCTCACTCAGCACATACTCAACTCCATGCCTTAGTAGATATTTCGTTATTTCAACAAAGGAATTTActgcaagagagagagagagaatgtaaAAAATTCAATAATGAGCCAAGTGTCAACCACCATTTCTCTTCTGTTGTCTGCAAAATATAGTGACTCAAATTTCCTGTTGAAGGTTGCCACAGACACTGCAATTCTGTAAAAGTGTGAGAATTTATACAGGAAGACATCCATTTGTGTACTTGACTCATAGTATATTGTGTTTGTAACTGACTGGGCTATTTTATAATGAGTTTTGAAATACCAATTGAtatgcttgtcaacacagtcagTGTATATAATAATGGTCTTTTCAGTGGAGTAACAATTGCAAAGTATGGAATTGCTGTTCACAACACAAGTCTTGTAAGACATGTCAATTGTAAGAAAATTACACATGCTAAATattgttggcaagctgaatgaTTGGTATTCCAATATGATTTTAAGGTGTGGAACAGCAGCCTAGTCAGTATAAATGTGCATATCAAACTAAATGTTTGAAGTTATAGAAGCTGTACATACCTGTCATCCTTAAACCTTCCAAAGTTTGCCAACTGAGCATCATTCGATCTCTCTGTGATTTGGTGTATTCTCCCGGCCTTGTCCTAACAGCTGCTTCCCAATTCGCAAAATAACCTAAAAAGTCATTTTGCAACCACTGTAATTAAAAAAGGGGGAGAGTTTGTTAGATGAAGGAACCAAAAAAAGTGATAATTTATCACACTGTCATTTACGCTAAAAACTAAACACACTACCAGAAAAGACACACTCCAATTTTAGACAAACTGAAGACAATGACTGTTGCTGTCCAGTAACAAAATCAACTTTCTTCTTATGACTTCTGTTGTGAATTGTACATGGTACAGTCAAACTTGAGAACAGTGAACCACGGTACACTAAATTTAACCATGATACATGGAGGTGGCCTTACAATTTCTATCAGGGTTGGTGTGACATTACTTATCGGATCAGCAAAACCAGAGGGGATCAGTGCACCAATAGACATCACAATTCTTTTACATCTTTCTAATGAAAACTTATATTCATAACTCACCTCAAGTCTTGGATCATTCACATCAGTGTAGGGTGCAAGGTTTGGCTTCCGTTTCTGTACATGTTCTCCCCTGTTCCGCACATTCAAGCAATCAAAAAATTTGTCCATATACCGAACAAATTTGGCAGTTTCTGTGGCTTCAGGGGGACCAAAGGCTTCAATAGCATTTGCCACAGTTTCACTCAAAACCTGCAATTTTAATAAAAGTAGAAATGTTACCAACAGCATGATGCAGATCTGTTTTACTGCCTTCCTGTTTCCACTATTGAGTCCATTGTCCAACATTGTATTGTGAAATACAACTGAGTTCATAAGTCACTATTAATGATGTTGTACAGTCACTCCACATttttgtggagtgactgtgtgttgcattacaaatatttcacatggTAAGTAGTAAGTTCTGTTCCTATCAATTTTCCATACGTAACAGCACATCAACATGAAACATACCTGTGCAGCTAGGTTTACTCTCATAACTGAGAATGAAGTCAGGCTGATATGTTCGTATCCAAGTTTATGGAGTAAATGTATATCCCTGGCTCTGTCTTCCACCACCAAGTTAGTCAAATGTCTCCACAGGATCGGGTTACCATTCTAgtacagaaacaaaaaaaatacattagTTGAAAATACAATCAGTAAACAGCGTAATGatcaataaaaacacaaaacaattaAAGTCATGAAATTGGTTAATACCAAGGATGTAAATGAATGTACACTAGGTACACATAAgccaacatacacacaaaaacaTTACAAGCACAATATATTTGTATGCATTGTACTGCAACCAACTGTTGGCAAAAGTATGGTTGGATTTGTATGCTCCACAGATTCTTTTCCTAACTAATATAATTGTTTTCTATTTGAATCCATTGCTGTTTTAAGAGAGTATAAGGATCcgtgattttttttacaaagtatCAGCAAACTGtacaacaaagataataaatcTTACCCATAAACTTCTTGTTTGCCTATGTGCTTCAGAGTGTGCCCAGCAGTTTCTGGCTGTTTTAACTAGGTGGGGAACGTCAgagatgaaataaataaatctctCGTCTGCGCTGGCTGCATTTTTGGTCTTGAACACTAGGGTGTCTCTTGGTGCTCCATATACCCTGTGCATTCTGTAGAATTTGCGATTCCATGATGCACCATCGCTAGTTGATGCTAGGACCTTCAAACCGCATGACATCTCAAGATAGGCAATTGCACTCCAAATGATGGGGAAAAGGTGGTCTGATCTGCATCCATCAGTAGGAAAGTAGCATAAACTGCTCTCCAGTTTAAAAGCTAACCCTCTCACCATAAGAACAAGTATATGACTGGCAATGTCTGACGTTGTGTCATCAGTTCCGTTGCATCGCTTTTCAAGCTGTACAAGTTCTTCATTGATATCACCCAGGTTTATAAAACCAATAAGCTGCCCTGTATACTTATCATAAACCAGATCACGTTTTATTTTTATCTCATCATGCAGGAGGACTACATATCGCCTATCATCTGGAACACCTTGAGCATTTATTTCAGCAGTAATCTCTTTCATAACTGCATGGGTTATACCTGGTTGTGGCTTGATGTAGTTGGAATAATCGCAAAGTGTTCTCTGGCTGGGAAGTTTGATGAATCCAGATTCTCTCAGGGCATCATAGCCAGCAGAGGATTTAAATTTTAGAAACAAGCACCAACGTATGATTGTGGGGTGCCAGCGCATTTGTCTTGGATTGTCAGCACATCTCGCATATTTTAGTTGTTCTTCCCAGAACAATCTCTGGAAGCTGTCCTCGCCGTATCTTTTTGTCACTTCTTCTGCATTGTCTTCCATAAGATATTGTATGTCTCGTTCCAATTCTTTGTCAACCTTAATCCCATCTTCCACAATTGCACGTCTTGCCATCCTAGAGAGTGAGAGTTTAGTGGAAACCAACTCATTGTGTAAGTTTTTGGCCCTCTGTTGTAGTTGCTGGTTGGTGAGGTATCTGAGATTGGTCCTGCTGCTTGagtgtgttttattttcatctccAAGATTGTCACTTTTTCGTCTGGATACGAGTGATCGCAGATTGTTCCGGTACTTGCAGCATTCAGTACATCTGTTTTTGTCTGTGATCAGGGAACACTTGCTTGTCCGGACTGTGTGGTGATATGAAGTTCCGTCAAGTGATGTAGCATTGAAGTCACCCTCAAGATATGCAGAAACTTCTTTTTCACCAGCGAATGATATTGCTTTGACAATTTCTCCACCCTTGCTTTGCAGTAACTCTACAAACGTTTGTTCAGGATTTCCACAGCATATGTTGCAATCACTTATTAAAGCCAACAGTTTCTCCAGCATTTCAAAGGAATCAATCACTGTTGAAGTATCATTAAAAGCTGGATGTGTGTTTGGAATGTCATGTCCGTGTATCTTGACCTTCCAATGCAAATCATCACTGATTGTCACAGTTCTTGATACTTTCATGTCTTCATCTGTACACTCAAGTTGGCTTATCATAAGCCTAGCTGGTGATGTACGGGGAGTCCAGCCTGAAGGCAGCTTTACTTGGCTTATATTCTGTTGCAGGTGGGCAAATGTGAAGTCTCCGTCATCAGCAATAGCCACATCAGTAACCTTTTTATGcaatacacacaaaaaaaatatttttcagtacTTGATTGAAACgtattatgatttcaaaaaacCTGCTTGGTATTTTTTCTGAGAAATACAGTTTGCAAAAGTTCTGCAAAAGTTCTGCACTTAGACTTGGTTGCTGTTGGctgacaaaattgaaaaataaaatgacaattgaaaaaattgcataTCATTCAAAATACAATGAAAGTCACTTTAGCTATAAGCTGGATACAAAGAATCAAACCACTATtaatttattttagctgaacAGAAGAATTAAACAATTCCCtttaatgtcaattttcatgaaatcaagAAGTTCACTGGAATTTTATTACAGTATAGAGAGGAATCagtgaaaatagtaaaaaattacgaactaaaaatatatatatttgatgcgGGTTGTGTGAATGACATaatgacaaaaaacacaaagaagGGTTCAATTATTACCAAAGAATTGTATATctacatatattttttttatgtatCTGTAATATATCTTTACAAATTTGTCCATGTATATATACTTCTGTATAACCTTACCTGATTGCTGTCACTTCTTTCACTACAGACATTTAAAGCCGTATGACCTTGACGCTGCTTTTGCTTTTCTTTGGCCAAATTTTCACGATACCCCTTTGGTCGAAACCATTTATTCATGCGGTATGGCATAATGAATCAGCGTATTGTACCAACACCTGTAAGTCATTAATACATAAAAATGATCAGTAAAATGTGtgatcaaaacaaaacacacaaaaagtaTTTTTCCTATCTCGCCATGTTACAGAAATTGTCAATAAAGGgcataatgaaatgaaattgaacCCCTTCAAATGCCATCTACTCTCATAGACTGTCACAGAAAGTTATCAATTATTACAGACATGACGGTAACAGCTCtctgtaattgttttttttccttttccacGAGGGCTGCATTCAATTAAATATCCAGAGAAATCGTTCTGTATCCGCCGTTCTCACACTTGGAAGGGTATCCCCTGACGTGACTCTTTACCGTTTACAATCAGCTGTAGGGTGGTGAGAGCTGAcattcaaaggtcaaaggtcggaGATCGTGTTGAAATCAAAACATAAAGTTTC belongs to Ptychodera flava strain L36383 chromosome 17, AS_Pfla_20210202, whole genome shotgun sequence and includes:
- the LOC139115108 gene encoding uncharacterized protein produces the protein MLIFSILMILTLIGIQSWRKVAWNPRRDRRKQYSKYPSQTSTIKPAAHSYACSLCSKKYKSVSGFRGHMKNVHEMRNVKVSQYRQPLEEDCSSSGSISKHTPGDGQTVSSDQITAVSHKRKQPGSFTRHMKYSNLEEKMLTYVTNACEGVGQDPNLAFEGSVFGNEIAAIGNVIAAKLKGDKFMDNCIMELLCQQLWKTATAGESMKLFSSHMEEVWHTFFNFWVDEDITQQLSKYFKTFIDGKYDEKSIFLFTRMFLFKLMAIVKTGLCAFDGSQTTHTKGTHLTDEEKKALRYFAGYIPYKLKRRLKKKTTDCDYISVLDDMQEEESCGSSEDMSKSKEWLNKQDRGGLFHVTDLAFTFFVEVELICKHHLNTDNISRSSQYKNICQPVIDDVLSDTKVNSLWSSIARNAESDDVSASLVTMLVHLYVQVRCFSFSRSIVEVFKSKKKMHIKGSKGLRQSLK